The Leptodactylus fuscus isolate aLepFus1 unplaced genomic scaffold, aLepFus1.hap2 HAP2_SCAFFOLD_280, whole genome shotgun sequence region tcagtattggttccttctcagcaggaggcgctctatcctcagggggtcagtattggtatcttctcagcagggggcgctctatcctcAGGGTGGTCAGTATTAGTTCCTTCTCAGCAGGAGGCGCTCTATCCTCAGGGGGTCAGTATTGGTAtcttctcagcagggggcgctctatcctcaggggggtcagtattggttccttctcagcagggggcgctctatctccagggggtcagtattggttccttctcagcagggggcgctctatcctcagggtggtcagtattggttccttctcagcagggggcgctctatcctcaggggggtcagtattggttccttctcagcaggAGGCGCTCTATCCTCAGGGGGTCAGTATTGGTATCTTCTCAGCAGGAGGCGCTCTATCCTCAGGGtggtcagtattggttccttctcagcagggggcgctctatcctcaggggggtcagtattggttccttctcagcaggaggcgctctatcctcagggggtcagtattggtatcttctcagcagggggcgctctatcctcagggtggtcagtattggttccttctcagcagggggcgctctatcttgggggtcagtattggttccttcttagcagggggcgctctatcctcagggggtcagtaatggttccttctcagcagggggcactctatcctcagggggtcagtattggttccttctcagcagggggcgctctatcttgggggtcagtattggttccttctcagcagggggcgctctatcctcaggcggtcagtattggttccttctcagcagggggcgctctatcttGGGGGTCAGTATGggttccttctcagcagggggcgctctattttgggggtcagtattggttccttctcagcagggggcactctatcctcagggggtcagtattggttccttctcagcagggggcgctctatcctcagggtggtcagtattggttccttctcagcagggggcgctctatcctcagggggtcagtattggttccttctcagcaggggCGCTCTATCTTgggggtcagtattggttccttctcagcagggggcgctctatcttgggggtcagtattggtatcttatcagcagggggcgctctatcctcaggggtcagtattggttccttctcagcagggggcgctctatcctcaggggggtcagtattggttccttctcagcagggggcgctctatccccagggggggtcagtattggttccttctcagcagggggcgctctatcctcagggggtcagtaatggttccttctcagcagggggcgctctatcctcagggggtcagtattggtatcttctcagcagggggcgctctatcctcagggggtcagtattggtatcttctcagcagggggcgctctatcctcagggggtcagtaatggttccttctcagcagggggagctctatcctcagggggtcagtattggtatcttctcagcagggggcgctctatcctcagggggtcagtaatggttccttctcagcagggggcgctctatcctcagggggtcagtattggttccttctcagcagggggAGCTCTATCCTCAGGGGCCAGTAAtggttccttctcagcagggggcgctctatcctcAGGGGGCCAGTAAtggttccttctcagcagggggcgctctatcttgggggtcagtattggttccttctcagcagggggcgctctatcccCAGGGGGTCAGTAAtggttccttctcagcagggggAGCTCTATCCTCAGGGGGCCAGTAAtggttccttctcagcagggggcgctctatcttgggggtcagtattggttccttctcagcagggggcgctctatccccagggggtcagtattggttccttctcagcagggggcgctctatcttgggggtcagtattggtatcttctcagcagggggcgctctatcttgggggtcagtattggtatcttctcagcagggggcgctctatcttgggggtcagtattggttccttctcagcagggggcgctctatcctcagggggtcagtattggttccttctcagcagggggcgctctatcctcagggggtcagtattggttccttctcagcagggggcgctctatcctcaggcggtcagtattggttccttctcagcagggggcgctctatcctcaggcggtcagtattggttccttctcagcagggggcgctctatcctcaggcggtcagtattggttccttctcagcaggggCGCTCTATCTTgggggtcagtattggttccttctcagcagggggcgctctatcctcaggggtcagtattggttccttctcagcagggggcgctctatcctcagggggtcagtattggttccttctcagcagggggcgctctatcctcagggggtcagtattggttccttctcagcagggggcgctctatcttgggggtcagtattggttccttctcagcagggggcgctctatcctcaggggggtcagtattggtgtcttctcagcagggggcgctctatcctcaggggggtcagtattggtgtcttctcagcagggggcgctctattctcaggggtcagtattggttccttctcagcagggggcgctctatccccagggggtcagtattggttccttctcagcagggggcgctctatcctcaggcggtcagtattggttccttctcagcagggggcgctctatcctcagggggtcagtattggttccttctcagcagggggcgctctatcctcagggtggtcagtattggttccttctcagcagggggcACTCTATCCTCAGGGtggtcagtattggttccttctcagcagggggcgctctatcctcagggggtcagtattggttccttctcagcagggggcgctctattccCAGGGGGTCAGTAATGGTAtcttctcagcagggggcgctctatcctcaggcggtcagtattggttccttctcagcagggggcgctcttttCCCAGGCGGTCAGTATTGGTGtcttctcagcagggggcgctctatcttgggggtcagtattagttccttctcagcagggggcgctctatcctcaggcggtcagtattggttccttctcagcagggggcgctctatcctcagggtggtcagtattggttccttctcagcagggggcgctctatcctcaggggggtcagtattggttccttctcagcagggggcgctctatcccCAGGGGGCCAGTAAtggttccttctcagcagggggcgctctatcctcaggggggtcagtattggttccttctcagcagggggcgctctatcccCAGGGGGCCAGTAAtggttccttctcagcagggggTGCTCTATCTTGGAGGTCAGTAATgtttttgggtttcccccttcTCTCCAGACTGCAGGATCTGGAGTTCCAGTATAAGCGGGAGAAGGAGGAAGCCGACCTGACACTGGAGCAGCAGAGACTGGTAAGATCTGAGCGTTCCCCCGTGTGCCGTCACCCTGTCCCTGTCGGCGGCCATATTGCTCCCGTTGCTATTAACCCTTCTTGCTCTCTCCCGCAGTACGGCGATTCGGACAGTGGCGATGACTCCGACAAGCGCTCCTGTGAAGAGAGTTGGCGCCTCATCTCCTCTCTCCGGGAGAAGGTGCCGGCGGGCCGCGTGCAGAGCATTGTCAGGCGTTGCGGCCTTCCCAGCAGCGGCAAAAAACGGGAACCTATCAAAGTGTACCAGATCCCGCAGCGGCGGCGGCTGGGGAAGGACCCGCGATGGCTGACCTTGGCAGATCTGAAGATGCAGGCGGTGAAGGAAATCTGCTACGAGGTGGCGCTGAACGACTTCAAGCACAACAAGCAGGAGATCGAGGCCATGTCTGTCATCAAGATGAAGGAGCTGTGCCGCACCTACGGCAAGAGGGACGCCAACGAGAAGGAGTGGTGGAAGGCCGTGGCACGAGACGTGTGGGACACTGTGGGGGTGGGCGAGGAGGAGGAAGGAAACAAAGGCGGAGTCCAGGACCTGAAGGCGCACATTGACAAGCTGACGGACATCCTGCAGGAGGTGAAGCTGCAGAACAACATGAAGGACGAGGAGATCCGGGCGCTGAGGGACAGGATGGTGAAGATGGAGCAGGTGATGCCCGTCACACAGGTGAGGCCCCGGGCGCTCCGTAATGGCGGTGCATAGTCAGCTGGCGCAACTCTGCTGCTCCCACAGTGCATTGCAGCACAGCCCGGTGCATTGTGGGAGCGCTGGGAAACCCTGACTTACATTGCTTAATGCCAACCATTGTGACTGCTGCTCAGGTATACAGGGAAtgcagctgtgggtgtgactggagcattagctatggctgcagctctgggtgtgactggagcattagctgtggctgcagctctgggtgtgacggGAGCATTAGCTATGGCtgcagctgtgggtgtgactggagcattagctatggctgcagctctgggtgtgactggagcatTAGCTGTGGCtgcagctgtgggtgtgactggagcattagctatggctgcagctctgggtgtgactggagcatTAGCTGTGGCtgcagctgtgggtgtgactggagcattagctgtggctgcagctctgggtgtgactggagcatTAGCTGTGGCtgcagctgtgggtgtgactggagcatTAGCTGTGGCTGTGACTGGAGCATTAGCTGTGGCTGTGACTGGAGCATTAGCAATGGCTGCAGCTGTGGCTGTGACTGGAGCATTAGCTATGGCTGCAGCTGTGACTGGAGCATTAgctatggctgcagctctggctgtgactggagcatTAGCTGTGGCTGTGACTGGAGCATTAGCTATGACTGCAGCTGTGGCTGTGACTGGAGCATTAgctatggctgcagctctgggtgtgactggagcatTAGCTATGGCTGCAGCTGTGGCTGTAACTGGAGCATTAGCTATGGCtgcagctgtgggtgtgactggagcattagctatggctgcagctctgggtgtgactggagcatTAGCTATGGCtgcagctgtgggtgtgactggagcatTAGCTGTGGCTGTGACTGGAGCATTAGCTGTGGCTGCAGCTGTGGCTGTGACTGGAGCATTAGCTGTGGCTGCAGCTGTGGCTGTGACTGGAGCATTAGCTGTGGCtgcagctgtgggtgtgactggagcatTAGCTGTGGCTGTAACTGGAGCATTAGCTAtgcagctgtgggtgtgactggagcataGCTATGGCTGCGGCTGTGGCTGTGACTGGAGCATTAGCTATGGCtgcagctgtgggtgtgactggagcatTAGCTATGGCTGCAGCTGTGGCTGTGACTGGAGCATTAgctatggctgcagctctggctgtgactggagcattagctatggctgcagctctggctgtgactggagcatTAGCTATGGCTGTGACTGGAGCATTAGCTGTGGCTGCAGCTGTGGCTGTAACTGGAGCATTAGCTATGGCtgcagctgtgggtgtgactggagcatTAGCTATGGCtgcagctgtgggtgtgactggagcatTAGCTATGGCtgcagctgtgggtgtgactggagcatTAGCTATGGCTGCAGCTGTGGCTGTGACTGGAGCATTAGCTATGGCTGCAGCTGTGGCTGTGACTGGAGCATTAGCTATGGCTGCAGCTGTGGCTGTGACTGGAGCATTAGCTATGGCTGCAGCTGTGGCTGTGACTGGAGCATTAGCTATGGCtgcagctgtgggtgtgactggaggtTTCCGGACTGCCGTTCCTGCTCCCCTATAACCTCTGTCTTTGGTTTTGCCCTCAGGACGACACGACAGACGATTATTCGGATGAACAGTCCTTCGCTTGGTGCTCCAATGACGACGACGCAATGAACAGCCACCAGGTGGACAGTTCTCCCGACCATTCTCCAAAGGGCCAGCGGGTGGCGCAGCTGATGGAGGACGACGCCACGTTTCGTCGAGGGAGGATGCGTTGGTTGAAACAGGAACAGGGCCGAATTCAGAATCTTCAGCAGCAGCAGATAAATCGCTACCTCCGCCGACCCCCTGGTACCGGCAAGTTCATCCCGCCATTGGACTGCAAGCTGCGCTTCCCTTTTAAGAGTAATCCACAGCATCGGTTCTCCTGGGCTCCAGGGGCCACCTACGTGGTAGAAGAGGTGTCCAATCCTTGGTTGGAGGACAGGCGAAGTGGCGGGGAGGACGATGGTGAGAGGCGGAATGGCCGGAGGAGGGAGGGCGACAACCATCAGAGGCAGAGAAGGAACTCTCTTGATGGAGGCTCCAACAGAGGCCGTCGCCCCAATAGTCGTCACGGGCGCCAGAACGGAGAAGAGCAACCCCGAAGGAGATCACAAGGTAGAGAAAGCGATGGCGGATCCCAAACGACTAAACGTCACCCCTCCTCCCCGCAGGAGCGTCCCTACAAGTACCACCCCTACACCGCACCCCCGCGGATGCGACGGCAGAACTCCGCCCCAGACCTGTGTGACCGGGAGACCCCCGTATGAAGAGAAGACAGACTGAGCATGTCctatggaggaggaagaggaggcgggaCGCCAGGAACAGAAGGATAAGGAACGTGAAGGATAAAGAGGAGCTGCAGCAGCTCTGGCATTAACCCTGAGACTTCCtgatgttttgttttattttatgagtttttttttcctgatttttGTGTCTGAGACGGAGATCGCTGCTATGAGGGAGAacactgcccctcccccacatcaTACAATCACTGAGCATACTGTGTGTGTACAGGTGTCTATAGGTGGTATATGTATATAGAAGTGGCTGTATATgtatacacaggggtatatatatatctctcagcTTGCACTGTTAACATGGCTGACATgaagttttcctgcagcgtcGGTGGTGACGGCGCGGTCACTGGTCTGCGCCGGGGGTGAGGTGCTATACACGAGGCCCGGTAACACTACTCATGGACTCCTGCCCCTTCCCATAAGCCTCTGCTTTCTCTTTTTGACACTAAATCGGCACCTAGACTTGCACTGCCCGCTGTGCCCGCCGTCAGTGCCAGCTCCGTATCTAAACCTATTTATCTCGTCTTATCTTCTGTGTGTGAGGGCGGCGGCGGGCGACAAAACGACACTACACTGTGGTAACCTGTAGTATATAGAGATAACGTGGACTGTAACCGAAAATAAACTGCCCAACGCTGCTCCGTGTCACCGCTCTCGTGTCTTCAGGTAGACTCTCTATCCCTATGACAACACTGCCTGACCCTGTGCACCGGCAGCGCCGTTACTAGAGGGAAGCCAGGCCTTGTAGCCTGCGGCTCCTCACAGGGTTTATACAGATCAGGACAAGGTAGGTCTTCTTGTTCTCCTCACACACAACAGACTCCATCGTGTCCTAGGTCACTAATGCAGGAGCGGGTGTGATTAAGGAAGTCTTCTGCTTCAATAGGAATTAGGAACATAAGGATCCCCCAGGTgctgcctttaaagggatcctatcattaaaacactatttttcctggttgacatgtaggactagccttaagaaagcctcttcttctcctacctttagatgtcttctctgcgccaccgttcggtagaaatcctggttttcgttggtatacaaatgagttttctcgcagcactgggggcaggcccaagcactcaaacagcactggaggcggcccCAGTGCTGTaaaaaagaactctccagcgccgcctccatcttcttcaggaacgggtcctcttcgcatcttctttcggcacaggtggtcaaacttgtaggcctcgggcaaagccgactgcgcatgcccgcggtcacaagaaaaatggttgtttgcacagtaagtaagaggccattttcttgtggccggcgggcatgcacagtcagctcagcAAGAGGTTAGAAGTTTAAACAGCTGCATCGGAGGAAGAtgcatgaagaagatggaggcggtgctggagatttctctcacagcattggagatgccaccagtgctgtttgagcgtctgggcccgcccccattgctgcaagagaactccttAGCGtaccaatgaaaaccgggatttctatggcaCAGCggtatggagaagacatctaaaggtaggagaagaagaggctttcttaaggctattcctacgtgtcaaccagaaaatttgttttaatgataggatcaccAGGAAGTGTGGCCACTTATATAAGAGCAAAAGTTTTggtagtttgctggtctggagcattcaagTGTGTTATAACCGTGTCAAggaaggaaagacatcagcaattgTTGCTGTCCAGATACCTTGAAGGCTTCATAAGGCCATTTGTTGTCCATAAATGAAAACATTCAGGACAGATGACAATCTTCCCAGTAGTGGATGGAGATACAATTTCACCCCAAGGTGCGCTACATCTCAGACTCTACAGGCCGCAGTCATAGCAAGTCGCGTTGAAGAAGTCCGGTGTGTGGAAGGCTGCTCAGAATAAAGTTTCTTCTTTCTAGACAGAACATGGCGGGGTGGCCATGGGACAAGTCACACGACAAAGGAGACCAAACTGGAGATGTTTGGCTGTAATGTGCAGCACCACATCTGGTGAAAGCCCGGTCCATCCTATCGGCACAAGCTCCTGGTAGTGAGTGTCCTGCCCGGTGCTGGAGGAGGACCTGGACTTGGTATTGCCGACGCTCTTATAATAGTTCTCAcccactttatttaatggaacaTCAAAGATAAAAATGGAAGAGGACGTGACCACTTCGGCCAAGATCACGGAGGTCTTTGTGCACTGATGACCAGACGTCTCCTCCACACCAGATTACCAGACTCGGATCATCGGTGATGTCTCTACCCAGCAGAAGAAGCGAGAACAATCCAAGATAAGTGACTGTTGCTATAAACCTCACACTGGATGAGCAGACGTTGCGAGACGCCACTGGCCGTGAGACTGGCTCCATGCCACGAATGAAGGAATACGTGGAAGATCAGGATGCAGATTGACAAATTTGATCCAAAAAGAAATCACAAGGTCCCAAATATGGCAGGGACTCCATAACAATAGCCCCCATGACCAAGAGTCTTGACAGACAACTGGTTGACCTGAGGACTGCAAAGCAAGTCATTGCTGCAAAATGTACCTCAAGTGCTCGATTAGGAGCCACCAGGTACGGCCAGAAGCAGGTTAGATAAACCCTGAAGGCTACACGACGTCTTGGCCACCGTGCTTGACACCAAATCTATAATTTGGTCCACTTTAGCCTTCAGCTTTTGTAGTTGCAGGTCATGTGGCTGTAGCTATCTCAGAATCCTTCATGTTCATGTTACCAAACCTTCAGAGTTCGGAGGAAACATAAAAGATCTCTCTCAATAATCTCCAAAGTATGAAGAAGCAGAAGCCATGGCCGGTGGGGTCAGTAAGGAATGGAGCAGAGCTCCTTGTTCTCGATGATTTTCAGAAGAACCTCAAGACCATGGATGGCGCAAATCCATCAATGACAAGTCCTCTCCCTCGAAACCGTCCCTGAGCTGCTCAATCATGTCCAGGGAGACTTGGCTTGTGCTTGGATGTCCTCAGGTCTATACGAAGATGATTTCTACCCTTGTATGATGTCCTGGAGATGTCTGGCTCAACCAATATTGGTCCAACAACGTTCTCCAGCCATGACAATGGCGGTCAGGACTAGTGTGATCGTTATGAGTGGCATTAGAGGGTAGAGAGGtgatctggaggtgacacaacgTCTGAACATTCTCAAAAAGTTTCTGGTAAGTGCCTGTTAGGTCTTCTGTAGCCAAGACGTACCTGCTCTGGGGAGGGGGTGGGGTCAGAGCTCCTCCTTCACTGGATTCAAATGGACTTCCCTGAAGAACCTTGACATCTTTGCTCCTGACAGTCGTCTCTGAAGGAcctttggttttttttgctgcttcCATTAGTGATGGGAATAAGGAGAGGTGAAGCCGAAGTCAACACAGCTGGAGCCAAATAGAGGCACTTCATTAAAGCAGCTACGGGCGAGAGGAACCTTTAAGGAACAGACCCCGGCCCCAAGGAGGATTTGGTTACTTGTCAATTGGCTACTGGGAGAAGCACAAGACACAAAGACGTCTGTGGGATTAATGACCTGGAGGCGGACGATCTTGGTCCAGAACCAGGTCATGATCCATTTCTGGAGAACACAAAGAGACTGTTAGCAATGGCCGTCCGGTACACCGGTCTCCGTCACACGCGCACCTTGTAGGAGGTGAGGTCTGTGTGCAGATGGCGACCACATTGTGTAGGATTGGTGTAGAGACGCCTTCAACTCCTTCATAGAAGGTCAGACGTCCTGGTGTGGTAGAGGAAGGATCAGCGCGGAGGTCTAGAGTAGCCCATAGCGGAGCACCTCCGACCCTCCTACAAACCTCCCTGGCAAATGGTCATCTAGGGATGGAAGTGGCCACAGCGCAAACACTCCCCCGGGAAAGCAGATGCTCCTGCAAGTCCCCGGCTCAGGAACACCCAAAATCTGTTCTGTGTATAACTGCAGGCGTGACATCGGACCGTGTGCTGCAGCTAAAGATGGTGAGGACAATATTGTGGCCCTGCCTATCTCTTATGCACAGCGCTGCTACTGTAGACGGCAATGACAAAGAAAGGAAACCACACAGATAACATCAAAGCCTGCAGCGCGGTGTGTAATATGGGAATGGCTGCGGCTGCCCGAGGACACACGTCTGTTCCCATGTGGCCACTAGATGGCGGTGGCGGTGTCTCACTTTCCAGCCTGCTGTGCAGTCCCTCTCTATGATCAGCACTGAGGACCACGTGTTCCCTGGTGCCACGGCCGGCACACACGTTGCTTTTATTGGCGTGTTACATGCACATAGAAAACAGTCAGATCATGAACCTTCCCCATTATTTACATGGAATCAAAGTGCTAAAATGTGGCGCTGGCCCTGCGGTGCGGAGTACGGGGGAGGAGAGGGTTAATACTGAGGAGGAGACACAGGCAGAGCCTCCTGGTGCAGCTCAGGATGtcacccagcagcctcctcctcctgcacgtACAGTCTATGCAGCTCCGGTCACATATGGCCGACCCCCGTCTATCCATGTCCATAGGTGACCTGCAGGTTCAGGATGGCGCTCACATGATCCATGGCGATGTGCGGAGGAGCCCCTGCTGCGTCACGTCCTGGACACGGCTGTAGCGTGTATCCTGCTCAGGCTTTGGCGTGTCCCAGCTGTCCATCAGGCCTGAAGGAAAACCATGGTGAGGAGGCCTGCAGGGGGCAGAGAAGAGGGGGTCAGAAACCGGGGGGAGGGGTCAGAAACCAGGGGGAGGGGTCAGAAACCAGGGGGAGGGGTCAGAAACCAGGGGGAGGGGTCAGAAACCAGGGGGAGGGTCAAAGTCAAAatgcagtgactgcagctctagatgtgactggaggataagaaACCATGTAGGAGCAGAACTGTAATTAGCACTAGATGtgaactgcagctctggatgtgactggtgtatataagaatggtgactgcagctctgggtgtgactggagtatataagaatggtgactgcagctctgggtgtgactggagtatataagaatggtgactgcagctctgggtgtgactggagtatataatatgatgtaacagcagaatagtgactgcagctctaggtgTGACTGGATACAAGACAGtgttacagcagaatagtgactgcagctctggatgtgattggagtatataacacaatgtaacagcagaatagtgactgcagctctgggtgtgactggagtatataacaCAATGTAATAGcagatagtgactgcagctctgggggtgactggagtatataacaCAATGTAATAGcagatagtgactgcagctctgggtgtgactggagtatataacaCAATGTAATAGcagatagtgactgcagctctgggtgtgactggagtatataacaCAGTGTTACAGCAGAGTTaggctgcagctctgggtgtgactggagcacCAGACATAATCTTACAGAGAATTGTGACCTACCTAACACGTAGGCAGCGACCAGTTTTTGGACGACGGAGACGTGGAGGTTTTCGTGGAGGAGGCTCCGGGGGTCCCCGTGTAGCGGCAGCATGAGAACCAGGAGCGCGATCAGACCCACCAAGATGTAGAGACTGAAGAGGCCGGGAGACAGCGGGCGGGGGAGGCCTGGACAGAAGACACAGGATATAGGAGGGGTGCGGAGGAGGGGCGGGCGCTGTGTGCCCCTACCATGTGCGCTCCTACCTTGTCGCACAGAGAAGAGGTGTGAGGGCGGCCGCCATTGTGTCGTCTCCGGCGCTCCTCGCTCTTTGGATTGCGGTTTAGTTGGATGTAGTGTGGCGGGAATGTCCTTCCTCCCGATGACGCCTCGTCCTCCGCCCTCTTCCCAAACCTCCACACGGAACCGGTCTGTGGCGCCATAGTGCCGGGCGCGGATATCCCGATGCCGTGTGACTCTACAAGAGGACGGAGGGGAAGGTTAGCGTTAGACGCCATCAGCACCGCGGCTGCACCGCCGGCCTCCTCCCTGCCACACTCACATATCAATGCAGGAATTCGGCTTCACAAGGCCCTCGGCATCGACCACCGTGTAACGCAGCGGAGCCGTGGACAGGACTGCGGAGGAGAAGACACCGAGGTCACATGACGGGCGCTCCTCAGCCACAGACAGTGTGTGCAGAGCGCCCCCTACCTTTGTATCGTAGCACTCGGGGGAAGGGGTTGTACAAGGTGAGCACCTGCTTGTGGCTGCTCTGCTCATCCGCGTAGAAGTCCAGAGCCGGGGGAAAGACGAAAACCGGGACGGAAGGAAGCGAGGGGGGGTCAGTGGCGTAACGGCgctccggctcctcccctctGCCTGGCGCCCCCCGCTGCATGGCCgcacagtgatgacatcacatccctGAGGACGCAAAGGCAAGATTATAGCCGGGAACCTGCAAAGACACAAGAAAGATCAGCCGGGAGGGGAACGCCATGATGGCGAGACGGGAGGAAGGAGGTGACAGGACTGCTGGGCGCTCTGTAATacagcgatgacatcatcagtgtgaAGGCGATGACATCATCAATATGAAGGCTCTGACATCATCAGTATGAaggcgatgacatcatcagtgtgaaggcgatgacatcatcaatgtgaaggctatgacatcatcagtatgaaggcgatgacatcatcagtatgaaggcaatgacatcatcagtatgaaggcgatgacatcatcagtatgaaggcgatgacatcatcagtatgaaggctatgacatcatcagtgtgaaggctctgacatcatcagtgtgaaggctctgacatcatcagtgtgaaggctctgacatcatcagtgtgaaggctctgacatcatcagtgtgaaggctctgacatcatcagtgtgaaggctctgacaTCATCAATGTGAAGGCTCTGACATCATCAGTGTGAaggcgatgacatcatc contains the following coding sequences:
- the LOC142187880 gene encoding motile sperm domain-containing protein 1-like → MQRGAPGRGEEPERRYATDPPSLPSVPVFVFPPALDFYADEQSSHKQVLTLYNPFPRVLRYKVLSTAPLRYTVVDAEGLVKPNSCIDIVTRHRDIRARHYGATDRFRVEVWEEGGGRGVIGRKDIPATLHPTKPQSKERGAPETTQWRPPSHLFSVRQGLPRPLSPGLFSLYILVGLIALLVLMLPLHGDPRSLLHENLHVSVVQKLVAAYVLGLLTMVFLQA